The sequence AAGAGAGGAGGAAGAAAACAGGGACATAAAGCAAGTGCGATGCTAGTTCTAATATGTTATATCATACCAAATATGGTGACCGGCCCCGCTGCGCGAAGTTTTCTGATACCTTCGCCTCATTCCTGAACCGCCCCGGTCCCTCTGATATGTCAGCCCCTGCCCGCAACAGCCGCGCCGACGACGTCGGCGAGCAACTCCGCCTGGCCGAATCGCTCTGCGCCGAACGTGGCCGCCGGCTGACTCCCATCCGGCGCAAAGTCCTGGAGTTGCTGCTCACCCACGGGCGCAGTCTCAAAGCCTATGAGCTGCTCGACGCCATGCGCGCCGTGCATCCGGGCGCCGCGCCCCCCACGGTCTACCGCGCGCTGGACTTCCTCATGGACGAAGGGCTCATTCACCGTCTTGACGCGGTCAATGCCTGGACGGCCTGCCACGATGCGGCCGGCGCTCCGCACGACTTGCTAGTCGTCTGTACGGGTTGCGGTGCCGTCGCCGAGGTGAGCGACCCGGCCATGAGCCGGCAATTGGCCGAGCGCGTGGCCCAGACCGGGTTCGCCCTGGCTACGCACGAGACCGAAATCCGCGCGCTGTGCCCCCAATGCCAGAAAAATGCTCCCCCTGCGCATGGGCACCATCACCACCACTAGTCCGTCCCCTCTTGCAATGGCGGGCTTTGCCCCCATTTGCGGGAACTACCCGAGATTGGCTGCCTAAGGGCCGCGATCTGCGCCAAAAAGGACGCTAGGGCTGTTACGGGGTTTGCCCCTGGCAGCCGACTGTGCTGTAATCCTGCGTCCGGTCGCGATTGGCTGCTCTGAGCAGACCATCTCGGCAGCCCCAACTCAAGCCGCGAGTTGCCGCATATTACGTCGCAGGCGAGGGCTGGAATCGCGCAGGGAGATCCCTTCGCCCAGCCAGCCGCAGGCGGCGGCTCTACCGACAGGCAAACGCCCGTCGGGCAAGCACTTTGCCCACTTCGCAGCCGATTTAAGCATCCAGCATCGCCATGAACACCTCGCGCAGTTTGGACAAAATGGTTCCCGTCACCATCCTCACCGGCTTTCTCGGTGCAGGCAAGACCACCCTGCTCAAACGCATTCTTACCGAGTTTCACGGTCGCCGCGTTGCGGTCATCGAAAACGAATTCGGGCCCGAGAGCATCGACAACGATCTGCTGGTGCAAGACAGCGATGAGGAAATCATCGAGCTGTCCAACGGCTGCGTATGCTGCACCGTGCGCGGCGATCTGATGCGCACGCTCAACGAGTTGCGCGTCAAGCGCGAAGCGGGCCAGCTCACGTTCGAGCGCGTAATCATCGAGACCACGGGCATGGCCAACCCCGGCCCCGTCTGCCAGACCTTCTTCATGGACGACGATATCGCCGAGTATTACCGCCTGGATGCGGTGGTCACGGTGGTCGATGCCAAGCACGGCATGGCGACGCTGGACGCCCAGCCCGA comes from Bordetella holmesii ATCC 51541 and encodes:
- a CDS encoding ferric uptake regulator family protein, which translates into the protein MSAPARNSRADDVGEQLRLAESLCAERGRRLTPIRRKVLELLLTHGRSLKAYELLDAMRAVHPGAAPPTVYRALDFLMDEGLIHRLDAVNAWTACHDAAGAPHDLLVVCTGCGAVAEVSDPAMSRQLAERVAQTGFALATHETEIRALCPQCQKNAPPAHGHHHHH